One part of the Solanum dulcamara chromosome 3, daSolDulc1.2, whole genome shotgun sequence genome encodes these proteins:
- the LOC129882811 gene encoding F-box/kelch-repeat protein SKIP30 isoform X2, with product MLIQGGEFWWRINLHGTALPLYSTLYGEVKSKRNKRESSHICRLTFKQQDFSIIGVDSSLIVMSVLIEGLPDAVALRCLARVPFYLHPKLELVSHSWRAAIRSGELFKLYDPMRDLWITLPVLPSNIRHLAHFGVVSTAGKLFVLGGGSDAVDPLTGDQDGSFATDEVWSYDPVTREWSLCASMIVPRAMFACCVFDGKIVVAGGFTNCRKSISRAEIYDPEKNVWDPIPDLHHTHNTACSGVVIGGKVHVLHKGLSTVQVLENVKQGWTVHEYGWLQGPMAVARGELYVLSHWLIHRQERETRKMVVSASEFRRRIGFAMIGLGDEIYIVGGVIGPERWNWDIKLLSDVDVLTLGSERQVWRQVTPMTRCRGTVLGCTLMRI from the exons ATGTTAATCCAGGGTGGTGAATTTTGGTGGAGGATTAATTTGCATGGTACTGCCCTTCCTTTGTACTCTACCCTGTACGGAGAAGTGAAATCAAAGAGAAACAAGAGGGAGAGTTCTCACATCTGTAG GTTGACTTTCAAACAACAAGATTTCAGTATTATTGGGGTAGATTCAAGCTTGATAGTAATGTCTGTACTCATTGAAGGGCTTCCTGATGCTGTTGCCCTCAGGTGTCTTGCACGGGTTCCGTTTTATCTTCATCCCAAGTTAGAACTTGTTTCCCATTCCTGGCGAGCTGCTATTCGAAGTGGTGAACTATTTAAG CTTTATGATCCTATGCGTGATCTTTGGATTACTCTTCCTGTTCTTCCGTCAAACATCAGACATCTTGCTCACTTTGGTGTGGTATCTACTGCTGGAAAACTCTTTGTTCTAGGTGGTGGTAGTGATGCTGTGGATCCATTGACTGGTGACCAAGATGGAAGTTTTGCCACTGATGAGGTGTGGTCATATGACCCGGTGACCCGAGAATGGAGTCTGTGCGCGTCTATGATTGTGCCTCGAGCCATGTTCGCTTGTTGTGTGTTTGATGGGAAGATAGTTGTTGCAGGGGGTTTTACTAACTGCAGAAAATCAATAAGTAGAGCAGAAATCTATGATCCCGAGAAGAATGTTTGGGATCCGATCCCTGATCTTCATCACACACACAACACTGCATGCTCTGGAGTGGTTATTGGTGGTAAAGTTCACGTATTGCACAAAGGTTTGTCAACTGTTCAGGTTTTGGAAAATGTGAAGCAGGGTTGGACTGTGCATGAGTATGGTTGGCTCCAAGGTCCCATGGCTGTTGCTAGGGGAGAGCTTTATGTATTGAGTCATTGGCTCATACACAGACAGGAAAGAGAAACAAGGAAGATGGTAGTTTCAGCATCCGAGTTCCGTAGAAGAATTGGGTTTGCAATGATAGGTTTGGGAGATGAGATATATATTGTTGGAGGGGTTATTGGACCTGAACGCTGGAATTGGGACATTAAATTGCTGTCTGATGTTGATGTTCTGACGCTTGGAAGTGAGAGGCAAGTATGGCGTCAAGTTACTCCAATGACAAGGTGTAGAGGAACGGTCCTTGGCTGCACGCTGATGAGAATATAG
- the LOC129881739 gene encoding non-specific lipid transfer protein GPI-anchored 16-like isoform X1, whose amino-acid sequence MENFKVSLSVHDIVLLTLILSFSGFKIVNGQINTACTSSIISTFTPCFNYLTGSSGNGSSPTEDCCNSLKSSMSDSIDCVCLIVTGNVPVSIPFIRTLALSLPQACNTGVPVQCSASGVPLPSPGPALFVPPPAPSPPPPQHHHAPAHPPRHHRAVAFPPALAPRGPRAAAPTAEVDPPSVEDDEPTMAASPPKPSLLPKTTLQNPNNTSASSYISSFSSPVMLMIIALVILFVDKS is encoded by the exons ATGGAAAATTTTAAGGTTTCTTTATCagtacatgatattgttttgtTAACTCTTATACTAAGTTTTTCAGGTTTTAAGATTGTAAATGGTCAAATAAATACGGCATGTACAAGTTCAATAATTAGCACTTTCACCCCTTGTTTTAATTACCTTACTGGAAGCAGTGGAAATGGATCATCCCCAACTGAAGATTGTTGCAATTCACTAAAATCATCAATGAGTGATAGCATAGATTGTGTATGTCTTATTGTTACTGGGAATGTTCCTGTCTCTATACCATTTATTCGTACGTTGGCACTTTCACTTCCTCAAGCTTGTAATACTGGTGTCCCTGTCCAGTGCAGTG CCTCTGGGGTTCCTCTTCCATCTCCAG GTCCGGCATTGTTCGTGCCACCACCtgctccttctcctcctcctcctcagcACCATCATGCTCCTGCTCATCCTCCTCGCCACCATCGTGCTGTTGCTTTCCCTCCAGCTCTTGCTCCTCGTGGTCCACGAG CAGCAGCACCAACAGCAGAAGTTGATCCACCATCAGTAGAAGATGATGAACCGACGATGGCGGCATCTCCACCAAAACCTTCATTACTTCCAAAGACGACGCTTCAAAATCCCAACAACACTTCAGCATCTTCTTATATTTCCTCATTCTCATCCCCTGTTATGCTAATGATTATTGcacttgtaattttatttgttgacaaatcatga
- the LOC129881741 gene encoding non-specific lipid transfer protein GPI-anchored 5-like, whose translation MASKRIEISLTLTLALVLTVVQWDGARAQSGCTTALVSLSPCLNYVTGNTTTPSSSCCSQLSRVVSSQPRCLCSVLNGGGSSFGISINQTLAVTLPSACNVQTPPVSRCNGGANGPAASPADSPPADSTKESPDIPSGTGSKATGGGTSGGSIVKLSTNWIFIAAFTAFASTFF comes from the exons ATGGCTTCAAAAAGAATTGAGATAAGTCTGACTTTGACCCTGGCTCTGGTCCTCACGGTCGTGCAATGGGATGGAGCCAGAGCACAATCAGGCTGTACCACTGCACTGGTGAGCTTGTCCCCGTGTCTAAATTATGTTACCGGAAACACAACAACTCCCTCGTCATCTTGTTGCTCACAGCTATCAAGAGTTGTTTCATCACAGCCGCGGTGCCTTTGCTCCGTGCTAAATGGTGGTGGCTCCTCTTTCGGTATTTCTATTAACCAAACTCTGGCTGTTACACTTCCTAGTGCATGTAATGTGCAAACTCCTCCTGTTAGCCGCTGCAACG GTGGTGCAAATGGACCAGCAGCTTCACCTGCTGATAGTCCTCCAGCGGActctactaaagaatcaccagACATTCCTTCAG GAACAGGGTCAAAGGCCACTGGTGGTGGCACATCAGGTGGAAGCATTGTGAAACTGTCAACTAATTGGATCTTCATTGCTGCATTCACTGCTTTTGCATCAACTTTCTTTTAG
- the LOC129881740 gene encoding non-specific lipid transfer protein GPI-anchored 5-like: protein MASKVMNIIALVLVVVALFWNKGEAQSNCMTTLVGLAPCMNYVTGNSSTPSSSCCTALSSVVQSNPQCLCSLVNSGGSGLGISINQTLALALPAACNVQTPPLSRCNAANGPSGSVPASSPSGSPAPTGSSDETPEIPATPSGSGSSGSKTDSSRNGSSNAGSNIKMSFSLMGFILFIISSVLA from the exons ATGGCATCCAAAGTCATGAATATTATAGCTCTAGTACTAGTTGTAGTTGCCCTGTTTTGGAATAAGGGTGAAGCTCAATCAAATTGTATGACTACATTAGTTGGATTGGCCCCATGTATGAATTATGTTACTGGAAATTCATCCACTCCATCCTCATCTTGCTGCACAGCCCTGTCTAGTGTTGTCCAATCCAATCCTCAATGCCTCTGCTCTTTAGTTAATAGTGGTGGTTCTGGTCTTGGAATTTCCATAAATCAAACTCTTGCTCTAGCCTTACCTGCTGCCTGTAATGTACAAACTCCTCCACTCAGCCGGTGCAATG CAGCTaatggaccaagtggttcagtCCCTGCAAGTTCACCTTCAGGTTCCCCTGCCCCAACTGGTTCATCTGATGAAACACCTGAAATCCCAGCAACTCCATCAGGATCAG GTTCATCAGGGTCCAAGACAGATTCTTCAAGAAATGGATCCTCAAATGCAGGAAGCAACATCAAAATGTCTTTCAGTTTAATGGGATTCATACTCTTCATTATATCAAGTGTTTTGGCTTAG
- the LOC129881739 gene encoding non-specific lipid transfer protein GPI-anchored 16-like isoform X2, which produces MENFKVSLSVHDIVLLTLILSFSGFKIVNGQINTACTSSIISTFTPCFNYLTGSSGNGSSPTEDCCNSLKSSMSDSIDCVCLIVTGNVPVSIPFIRTLALSLPQACNTGVPVQCSASGVPLPSPGPALFVPPPAPSPPPPQHHHAPAHPPRHHRAVAFPPALAPRGPRAAPTAEVDPPSVEDDEPTMAASPPKPSLLPKTTLQNPNNTSASSYISSFSSPVMLMIIALVILFVDKS; this is translated from the exons ATGGAAAATTTTAAGGTTTCTTTATCagtacatgatattgttttgtTAACTCTTATACTAAGTTTTTCAGGTTTTAAGATTGTAAATGGTCAAATAAATACGGCATGTACAAGTTCAATAATTAGCACTTTCACCCCTTGTTTTAATTACCTTACTGGAAGCAGTGGAAATGGATCATCCCCAACTGAAGATTGTTGCAATTCACTAAAATCATCAATGAGTGATAGCATAGATTGTGTATGTCTTATTGTTACTGGGAATGTTCCTGTCTCTATACCATTTATTCGTACGTTGGCACTTTCACTTCCTCAAGCTTGTAATACTGGTGTCCCTGTCCAGTGCAGTG CCTCTGGGGTTCCTCTTCCATCTCCAG GTCCGGCATTGTTCGTGCCACCACCtgctccttctcctcctcctcctcagcACCATCATGCTCCTGCTCATCCTCCTCGCCACCATCGTGCTGTTGCTTTCCCTCCAGCTCTTGCTCCTCGTGGTCCACGAG CAGCACCAACAGCAGAAGTTGATCCACCATCAGTAGAAGATGATGAACCGACGATGGCGGCATCTCCACCAAAACCTTCATTACTTCCAAAGACGACGCTTCAAAATCCCAACAACACTTCAGCATCTTCTTATATTTCCTCATTCTCATCCCCTGTTATGCTAATGATTATTGcacttgtaattttatttgttgacaaatcatga
- the LOC129882811 gene encoding F-box/kelch-repeat protein SKIP30 isoform X3: protein MSVLIEGLPDAVALRCLARVPFYLHPKLELVSHSWRAAIRSGELFKVRQEVNSSEEFLCVCAFDPDNLWQLYDPMRDLWITLPVLPSNIRHLAHFGVVSTAGKLFVLGGGSDAVDPLTGDQDGSFATDEVWSYDPVTREWSLCASMIVPRAMFACCVFDGKIVVAGGFTNCRKSISRAEIYDPEKNVWDPIPDLHHTHNTACSGVVIGGKVHVLHKGLSTVQVLENVKQGWTVHEYGWLQGPMAVARGELYVLSHWLIHRQERETRKMVVSASEFRRRIGFAMIGLGDEIYIVGGVIGPERWNWDIKLLSDVDVLTLGSERQVWRQVTPMTRCRGTVLGCTLMRI, encoded by the coding sequence ATGTCTGTACTCATTGAAGGGCTTCCTGATGCTGTTGCCCTCAGGTGTCTTGCACGGGTTCCGTTTTATCTTCATCCCAAGTTAGAACTTGTTTCCCATTCCTGGCGAGCTGCTATTCGAAGTGGTGAACTATTTAAGGTCAGACAGGAGGTCAATTCATCTGAAGAATTTTTATGCGTCTGCGCCTTTGACCCTGATAATTTATGGCAGCTTTATGATCCTATGCGTGATCTTTGGATTACTCTTCCTGTTCTTCCGTCAAACATCAGACATCTTGCTCACTTTGGTGTGGTATCTACTGCTGGAAAACTCTTTGTTCTAGGTGGTGGTAGTGATGCTGTGGATCCATTGACTGGTGACCAAGATGGAAGTTTTGCCACTGATGAGGTGTGGTCATATGACCCGGTGACCCGAGAATGGAGTCTGTGCGCGTCTATGATTGTGCCTCGAGCCATGTTCGCTTGTTGTGTGTTTGATGGGAAGATAGTTGTTGCAGGGGGTTTTACTAACTGCAGAAAATCAATAAGTAGAGCAGAAATCTATGATCCCGAGAAGAATGTTTGGGATCCGATCCCTGATCTTCATCACACACACAACACTGCATGCTCTGGAGTGGTTATTGGTGGTAAAGTTCACGTATTGCACAAAGGTTTGTCAACTGTTCAGGTTTTGGAAAATGTGAAGCAGGGTTGGACTGTGCATGAGTATGGTTGGCTCCAAGGTCCCATGGCTGTTGCTAGGGGAGAGCTTTATGTATTGAGTCATTGGCTCATACACAGACAGGAAAGAGAAACAAGGAAGATGGTAGTTTCAGCATCCGAGTTCCGTAGAAGAATTGGGTTTGCAATGATAGGTTTGGGAGATGAGATATATATTGTTGGAGGGGTTATTGGACCTGAACGCTGGAATTGGGACATTAAATTGCTGTCTGATGTTGATGTTCTGACGCTTGGAAGTGAGAGGCAAGTATGGCGTCAAGTTACTCCAATGACAAGGTGTAGAGGAACGGTCCTTGGCTGCACGCTGATGAGAATATAG
- the LOC129881742 gene encoding non-specific lipid transfer protein GPI-anchored 5-like, with protein MQISGSSIFTLLLVSLLLHVSTESEDCQQVIVGLAPCLQYIQGNATSPSSGCCTQLATIVKTRPRCVCHVFSGVNVNQTLAFALPKACNVRITPSLTLCKATSPAGSPLSSSIPSGDRSRTSQSEDSSGGYSLKLPYSLFLTLVIASFSVFNTILS; from the exons ATGCAAATATCAGGGAGTTCAATTTTTACACTACTACTTGTTTCATTATTATTACATGTGAGTACTGAATCAGAGGATTGCCAACAGGTTATCGTTGGTTTAGCACCTTGCTTGCAATACATACAAGGGAATGCTACAAGTCCATCGTCAGGATGCTGCACGCAGCTCGCCACTATAGTCAAGACGCGACCGCGCTGCGTGTGTCATGTTTTCAGTGGTGTAAATGTTAATCAGACACTGGCTTTCGCTCTTCCTAAAGCTTGTAATGTCCGTATCACTCCCTCTCTTACACTATGTAAAG CTACTTCCCCAGCTGGTTCTCCACTCTCTTCGTCCATTCCTTCAG gAGACAGATCAAGAACTTCACAAAGTGAGGATTCATCAGGAGGATACTCATTGAAGCTGCCGTATTCTCTCTTTCTCACCCTTGTAATAGCCTCTTTTTCCGTGTTCAATACCATCTTATCATAA
- the LOC129882811 gene encoding F-box/kelch-repeat protein SKIP30 isoform X1, with amino-acid sequence MLIQGGEFWWRINLHGTALPLYSTLYGEVKSKRNKRESSHICRLTFKQQDFSIIGVDSSLIVMSVLIEGLPDAVALRCLARVPFYLHPKLELVSHSWRAAIRSGELFKVRQEVNSSEEFLCVCAFDPDNLWQLYDPMRDLWITLPVLPSNIRHLAHFGVVSTAGKLFVLGGGSDAVDPLTGDQDGSFATDEVWSYDPVTREWSLCASMIVPRAMFACCVFDGKIVVAGGFTNCRKSISRAEIYDPEKNVWDPIPDLHHTHNTACSGVVIGGKVHVLHKGLSTVQVLENVKQGWTVHEYGWLQGPMAVARGELYVLSHWLIHRQERETRKMVVSASEFRRRIGFAMIGLGDEIYIVGGVIGPERWNWDIKLLSDVDVLTLGSERQVWRQVTPMTRCRGTVLGCTLMRI; translated from the exons ATGTTAATCCAGGGTGGTGAATTTTGGTGGAGGATTAATTTGCATGGTACTGCCCTTCCTTTGTACTCTACCCTGTACGGAGAAGTGAAATCAAAGAGAAACAAGAGGGAGAGTTCTCACATCTGTAG GTTGACTTTCAAACAACAAGATTTCAGTATTATTGGGGTAGATTCAAGCTTGATAGTAATGTCTGTACTCATTGAAGGGCTTCCTGATGCTGTTGCCCTCAGGTGTCTTGCACGGGTTCCGTTTTATCTTCATCCCAAGTTAGAACTTGTTTCCCATTCCTGGCGAGCTGCTATTCGAAGTGGTGAACTATTTAAGGTCAGACAGGAGGTCAATTCATCTGAAGAATTTTTATGCGTCTGCGCCTTTGACCCTGATAATTTATGGCAGCTTTATGATCCTATGCGTGATCTTTGGATTACTCTTCCTGTTCTTCCGTCAAACATCAGACATCTTGCTCACTTTGGTGTGGTATCTACTGCTGGAAAACTCTTTGTTCTAGGTGGTGGTAGTGATGCTGTGGATCCATTGACTGGTGACCAAGATGGAAGTTTTGCCACTGATGAGGTGTGGTCATATGACCCGGTGACCCGAGAATGGAGTCTGTGCGCGTCTATGATTGTGCCTCGAGCCATGTTCGCTTGTTGTGTGTTTGATGGGAAGATAGTTGTTGCAGGGGGTTTTACTAACTGCAGAAAATCAATAAGTAGAGCAGAAATCTATGATCCCGAGAAGAATGTTTGGGATCCGATCCCTGATCTTCATCACACACACAACACTGCATGCTCTGGAGTGGTTATTGGTGGTAAAGTTCACGTATTGCACAAAGGTTTGTCAACTGTTCAGGTTTTGGAAAATGTGAAGCAGGGTTGGACTGTGCATGAGTATGGTTGGCTCCAAGGTCCCATGGCTGTTGCTAGGGGAGAGCTTTATGTATTGAGTCATTGGCTCATACACAGACAGGAAAGAGAAACAAGGAAGATGGTAGTTTCAGCATCCGAGTTCCGTAGAAGAATTGGGTTTGCAATGATAGGTTTGGGAGATGAGATATATATTGTTGGAGGGGTTATTGGACCTGAACGCTGGAATTGGGACATTAAATTGCTGTCTGATGTTGATGTTCTGACGCTTGGAAGTGAGAGGCAAGTATGGCGTCAAGTTACTCCAATGACAAGGTGTAGAGGAACGGTCCTTGGCTGCACGCTGATGAGAATATAG